In Pseudomonas deceptionensis, a single window of DNA contains:
- a CDS encoding ABC transporter substrate-binding protein: MKKTELLGVLALCAASLMAHADEAPLRIGIEAAYPPFSFRTPEGEVSGFDYDIGNALCEEMKAKCTWVVQEFDGMIPSLKVRKVDAVLSSMSITEDRLKSVDFSKKYYHTPGKFAMKAGNVLTDPKVDLKGKRLGVQRSSTYDRFATEQLEPAGVVVVRYSTQNEAFLDLASGRLDATLADIVYTDESFIKTPAGKDYALVGPDINDPKYFGRGAGIAVRKGDAANAARLSAAIDAIRANGKYDQVMAKYFTYDIYGQR; this comes from the coding sequence TTGAAAAAGACAGAACTTCTAGGTGTATTGGCACTTTGCGCTGCGAGCCTTATGGCTCACGCCGATGAAGCGCCGCTGCGCATCGGCATCGAGGCGGCCTATCCGCCATTCTCCTTCAGAACCCCTGAGGGTGAAGTCAGCGGTTTTGACTACGACATCGGCAATGCGCTGTGTGAAGAAATGAAAGCCAAATGCACCTGGGTCGTCCAGGAGTTCGACGGCATGATTCCTTCTCTGAAAGTGCGCAAGGTTGATGCGGTGCTGTCTTCGATGTCGATTACCGAAGACCGCCTCAAGTCGGTGGATTTCAGCAAAAAGTACTACCACACCCCGGGCAAGTTCGCGATGAAGGCGGGCAATGTGCTCACCGACCCCAAGGTTGACCTCAAGGGCAAGCGTCTGGGCGTGCAGCGTTCTTCGACCTATGACCGCTTTGCAACCGAACAGCTGGAGCCGGCGGGCGTCGTGGTTGTGCGTTACTCCACGCAGAATGAAGCCTTTCTCGACCTGGCCTCGGGCCGACTGGACGCCACCCTGGCGGACATCGTCTACACCGACGAGAGTTTTATCAAAACCCCGGCAGGCAAGGATTACGCCCTGGTTGGCCCGGACATCAACGACCCGAAATACTTCGGTCGTGGCGCCGGTATTGCGGTGCGTAAAGGCGATGCCGCCAACGCCGCGCGCCTGAGCGCCGCCATTGATGCGATACGCGCCAACGGCAAATACGATCAAGTCATGGCCAAGTACTTCACGTACGACATCTACGGCCAACGCTAA
- a CDS encoding ABC transporter permease translates to MLHGYGSSILDGAWLTVNLALTSMALAVALGLVGAAFRLSPVKWLARLGEGYTTVIRGIPDLVLILLIFYGGQDLINRIALALGYTGYIDINPFIAGVCTMGFIFGAYLSETFRGAFMAIPAGQAEAGQAYGMSRSQVFWRILVPQMIRFALPGFTNNWLVLTKSTALISVIGLQDMMFKAKNAADATHEPFTFFLAVAVLYLMLTSVSLLVLRYLEKHFSVGIKAAEL, encoded by the coding sequence ATGCTCCACGGCTACGGATCGAGCATTCTCGATGGTGCCTGGCTGACCGTGAACCTTGCCCTGACGTCCATGGCCCTGGCGGTTGCCCTCGGTCTGGTGGGTGCGGCCTTTCGGCTGTCCCCGGTCAAATGGCTGGCGCGGCTGGGGGAGGGCTATACCACGGTAATTCGAGGTATCCCTGATCTGGTGCTGATCCTGCTGATCTTTTATGGCGGCCAGGACCTGATCAATCGCATCGCGCTGGCGCTGGGCTACACCGGCTACATCGATATCAATCCCTTCATCGCCGGTGTCTGCACCATGGGCTTCATATTTGGCGCCTATCTGTCGGAAACCTTTAGGGGTGCCTTTATGGCCATCCCAGCAGGTCAGGCCGAGGCCGGCCAGGCGTATGGCATGAGCCGTTCACAGGTGTTCTGGCGAATCCTGGTGCCGCAGATGATCCGCTTCGCCCTGCCGGGGTTCACCAACAACTGGCTGGTGCTGACCAAGTCCACCGCGCTGATTTCGGTTATCGGCTTGCAGGACATGATGTTCAAAGCCAAGAACGCAGCGGATGCGACCCACGAGCCGTTCACGTTTTTCCTCGCCGTGGCGGTGTTGTATCTGATGCTGACCAGCGTGTCCTTGCTGGTGCTGCGTTATCTGGAAAAACACTTTTCGGTCGGCATAAAAGCCGCCGAACTGTGA
- a CDS encoding ABC transporter permease produces MMLDYNLIWENLPLYFSGALVTLKVLLISLFFGLMLAVPLALMRVSRSPLINFPAWLYTYVIRGTPMLVQLFLIYFGLAQFEAVRQSVLWPYLSSATFCACLAFAINTSAYSAELLAGSLKSTPHGEIEAGKAMGMSRATLFRRILLPSALRRVLPQYSNEVLMMLQTTSLASIVTLVDITGAARTVSARYYLPFEAFVTAAIFYLVLTFILVRLFKLAERRWLAYLAPRKH; encoded by the coding sequence ATGATGCTCGACTACAACCTGATCTGGGAAAACCTGCCGCTGTATTTCAGTGGTGCTCTGGTAACCCTAAAGGTCCTGCTGATTTCACTGTTCTTCGGGCTGATGCTGGCCGTTCCGCTGGCCTTGATGCGTGTTTCGCGCTCGCCCTTGATCAATTTTCCGGCCTGGCTCTACACCTACGTTATCCGTGGCACGCCGATGCTGGTGCAGTTGTTTTTGATCTATTTCGGCCTGGCGCAGTTTGAGGCGGTACGCCAAAGCGTGCTGTGGCCTTACCTGTCCAGTGCCACCTTTTGCGCGTGCCTGGCCTTTGCAATCAATACCAGTGCCTACAGCGCGGAGCTGCTGGCGGGCAGCTTGAAATCCACCCCCCATGGCGAGATCGAAGCCGGCAAAGCAATGGGCATGTCACGGGCAACCCTGTTTCGCCGGATTCTCCTGCCGTCGGCCTTGCGTCGTGTGTTGCCGCAGTACAGCAACGAAGTCCTGATGATGCTTCAGACCACCAGCCTGGCGTCGATTGTCACGCTGGTCGACATCACCGGCGCCGCGCGTACGGTCAGTGCGCGCTACTACCTGCCGTTTGAGGCTTTCGTGACCGCGGCCATTTTTTATCTGGTCCTGACTTTCATTCTGGTTCGTCTGTTCAAGCTGGCCGAGCGCCGCTGGTTGGCGTATCTGGCACCGCGCAAGCACTGA
- a CDS encoding succinylglutamate desuccinylase/aspartoacylase family protein, with the protein MEHIKYLLPWTASGTERHVSLFRFGQGPRKAYIQASLHADELPGMRVAVELKRRLLELEEQGRLNGVVELVPMANPIGIGQMFQATHQGRFEFSSGKNFNRDFPALADAVADRLEGQLGADAGTNVALVRSAMLAVLDELPAPASELDALRCLLMRHACDADVVLDLHCDFESIMLLYAMPQNWPRLQSLAARLHAGAALLAEDAGGSAFDEACAIPWLQLAGRFPEADIPLACVAATIELRGMADTEAEPCALSAEAILGYLADQGLINGDWPEAPTDCCEATPFAGAQYAYAPHPGVVSFIQPLGARVKVGDPLFEVIDPITDRHSVVRASTDGILYARERLRFAQPGLWLAKVAGSTLIRQGRLLSD; encoded by the coding sequence ATGGAACACATCAAGTACCTTTTGCCGTGGACTGCTTCGGGCACAGAGCGCCATGTGTCGTTGTTTCGCTTTGGTCAGGGGCCGCGCAAGGCTTATATCCAGGCCTCTCTGCATGCCGACGAGTTGCCGGGGATGCGGGTTGCCGTGGAGCTCAAACGCCGCCTGCTAGAGCTTGAGGAACAGGGTCGTCTGAATGGGGTGGTCGAGCTGGTGCCCATGGCCAACCCCATCGGTATTGGCCAGATGTTCCAGGCCACCCATCAGGGGCGCTTCGAGTTTTCCAGTGGCAAGAATTTCAATCGTGACTTTCCGGCTCTGGCCGACGCCGTAGCCGACAGGCTGGAGGGGCAGTTAGGTGCGGATGCTGGCACCAATGTCGCGCTTGTGCGCAGCGCCATGCTCGCTGTCCTGGATGAGTTGCCGGCTCCGGCTTCTGAGCTGGATGCCTTGCGCTGCCTGTTGATGCGCCATGCCTGTGACGCTGATGTGGTGCTGGACCTGCACTGTGACTTCGAGTCGATCATGCTGCTGTACGCCATGCCGCAGAACTGGCCGCGTCTGCAGTCGCTGGCAGCCCGACTGCACGCCGGTGCCGCATTGCTGGCGGAGGATGCAGGCGGCAGCGCGTTTGATGAGGCGTGTGCGATCCCCTGGCTGCAGCTCGCCGGGCGCTTTCCCGAGGCGGATATTCCGTTGGCGTGTGTGGCTGCAACCATTGAGCTGCGCGGCATGGCGGATACCGAGGCCGAGCCGTGTGCACTGAGCGCCGAGGCGATTTTGGGGTATCTCGCCGATCAGGGCTTGATCAATGGCGATTGGCCGGAGGCCCCCACCGATTGTTGCGAGGCAACGCCGTTTGCGGGGGCGCAGTACGCCTATGCGCCCCATCCCGGGGTGGTGAGTTTTATTCAGCCGCTGGGGGCTCGGGTCAAGGTGGGCGATCCACTGTTTGAAGTGATCGACCCGATCACTGACCGTCACAGCGTGGTGCGTGCCAGCACTGACGGCATCCTCTATGCCCGCGAGCGCCTGCGCTTTGCCCAGCCCGGTTTGTGGCTGGCCAAAGTCGCCGGCAGCACCCTTATTCGCCAAGGCCGCCTGCTGAGCGACTGA
- a CDS encoding ABC transporter ATP-binding protein, whose amino-acid sequence MYKLEVRDLHKSYGSHEVLKGVSLEAKAGDVISIIGSSGSGKSTFLRCINLLEQPDSGSIVLNGEALKLVASKSGGLKAADPKQLQRLRSKLSMVFQHFNLWSHMTALENVMEAPVHVLGMGKREAREKAEHYLNKVGVAHRMSAWPAHMSGGEQQRVAIARALAMEPEVMLFDEPTSALDPELVGDVLKVMQDLALEGRTMVVVTHEMGFAREVSNQLVFLHQGVVEERGDPRKVLLDPQSLRLQQFLSGSLK is encoded by the coding sequence ATGTACAAACTTGAAGTGCGCGATTTGCACAAAAGCTACGGCTCCCATGAGGTGCTCAAGGGCGTGTCTCTGGAGGCGAAGGCGGGGGATGTGATCAGCATCATCGGCTCCAGCGGCTCGGGCAAGAGTACTTTTTTGCGCTGTATCAACCTGTTGGAGCAACCCGATTCGGGCAGCATCGTGCTCAATGGCGAAGCGCTGAAACTGGTAGCCAGCAAGAGCGGAGGGCTGAAGGCCGCCGATCCCAAACAGTTGCAGCGTTTGCGCTCAAAGCTGTCGATGGTCTTTCAACATTTCAACCTGTGGTCGCACATGACGGCCCTTGAAAATGTGATGGAGGCTCCGGTGCATGTGCTGGGCATGGGCAAGCGCGAGGCACGGGAAAAGGCCGAGCACTACTTGAACAAAGTGGGGGTGGCGCACCGCATGAGCGCCTGGCCAGCGCATATGTCCGGTGGCGAACAACAGCGTGTGGCTATTGCCCGGGCGCTGGCGATGGAGCCGGAAGTGATGTTGTTCGATGAGCCGACTTCCGCGCTCGACCCCGAGTTGGTGGGCGACGTGCTTAAGGTCATGCAGGACCTGGCACTGGAGGGGCGCACCATGGTGGTGGTCACCCATGAAATGGGCTTTGCCCGTGAGGTTTCGAACCAACTGGTGTTCTTGCACCAGGGGGTTGTTGAGGAGCGCGGCGATCCGCGAAAAGTGCTGCTTGATCCTCAGTCCCTGCGGTTGCAGCAGTTTCTTTCGGGCAGTCTGAAATAG
- a CDS encoding MurR/RpiR family transcriptional regulator, with amino-acid sequence MPSPSKNTTIYAAPVMRKLAEVAPHLQPSLRKVADFILRHPLRAATLTIEEMAQETATSPAAVNRLAKAMNLGGYTGMKAELVATLQQVVSPVDKLRNELAHRPDGAFGLHEQIQSASSNLATAATNNHPDTFEAFVTRLIKARKIYILGFGNSVYFAGLAASTLMPFCADATAISMEGGNENAAYRLAAITDQDVMLAISLPRYSIDTMQLSRFARERGACVLAITDSPASPLASIAEHVLFAPADHPVMTSSSIAVLALIEGLVAGVMARNKEAVKLATELTESVMSYLHVPVSSKASKK; translated from the coding sequence ATGCCAAGCCCATCCAAAAACACCACTATTTATGCGGCTCCGGTCATGCGCAAGCTGGCAGAAGTCGCGCCCCACTTGCAGCCGTCATTGCGCAAGGTCGCGGACTTTATCCTGCGCCACCCACTGCGGGCCGCAACGCTGACGATTGAGGAAATGGCCCAGGAAACGGCCACTTCCCCAGCCGCAGTCAACCGGTTGGCCAAGGCCATGAACCTGGGGGGGTACACCGGCATGAAGGCCGAGCTGGTGGCGACCTTGCAGCAAGTGGTGTCGCCGGTAGACAAGCTTCGCAACGAGCTGGCCCATCGTCCTGACGGTGCATTTGGTCTGCATGAGCAAATCCAGAGCGCCAGCAGCAACCTCGCCACGGCGGCAACCAACAATCATCCGGATACGTTTGAAGCCTTTGTCACGCGGCTGATCAAGGCGCGCAAGATCTACATCCTGGGCTTTGGCAATAGCGTCTACTTTGCGGGGCTTGCAGCCTCGACCCTGATGCCGTTCTGTGCCGATGCGACCGCCATCAGCATGGAGGGCGGTAATGAAAACGCCGCGTACCGCCTGGCCGCGATCACCGATCAGGACGTCATGCTGGCCATTTCCCTGCCACGCTACTCCATCGACACCATGCAGCTTTCACGCTTTGCCAGGGAGCGGGGCGCCTGTGTGCTGGCGATTACCGACTCACCGGCCTCGCCGTTGGCCAGCATTGCCGAGCACGTACTGTTTGCGCCTGCCGATCATCCGGTGATGACCAGTTCCAGCATTGCGGTGCTCGCGCTGATCGAAGGGCTGGTTGCAGGGGTGATGGCGCGCAACAAAGAAGCGGTCAAACTGGCAACCGAGCTGACCGAAAGCGTGATGTCTTATCTGCATGTTCCGGTGAGCAGCAAAGCGTCGAAAAAGTAA
- a CDS encoding OmpA family protein, with protein MFISRRLIVAASAVALLAGCATPNPYGNQGQASSGTGLSKTATYGGLGALAGAVAGAAIDHNNRGKGALIGAAVAGLGAAGYGYYADKQEAALRASMANTGVEVQRQGDNITLVMPGNITFATNSANIAPSFYQPLNNLANSLKQFNNQNLIQIAGYTDSTGNYNYNMQLSQQRAQSVATYLTSQGVSGQYLSVKGMGPADPIASNATADGRAQNRRVQVTLAPIPGMQYQQPGQVQQYP; from the coding sequence ATGTTCATTTCGCGTCGTTTGATTGTTGCTGCAAGTGCGGTTGCCTTGCTGGCCGGCTGCGCTACACCCAACCCGTATGGCAACCAGGGCCAGGCTTCCTCAGGGACAGGCTTGAGCAAAACCGCCACCTACGGCGGTCTGGGGGCTTTGGCCGGTGCTGTGGCGGGTGCTGCCATCGACCACAATAACCGCGGCAAGGGCGCATTGATCGGCGCGGCTGTAGCGGGTCTGGGTGCGGCGGGTTACGGCTACTACGCCGACAAGCAGGAAGCTGCATTGCGCGCCAGCATGGCCAATACCGGCGTTGAGGTTCAGCGTCAGGGTGACAACATCACCCTGGTGATGCCGGGCAACATTACGTTCGCGACCAACTCCGCCAACATCGCCCCAAGTTTCTATCAGCCGCTGAATAATCTGGCGAACTCGCTGAAGCAGTTCAACAACCAGAACCTGATCCAGATTGCGGGTTACACCGACAGCACCGGTAACTACAACTACAACATGCAGCTCTCGCAGCAGCGTGCACAAAGTGTGGCGACCTACCTGACGTCCCAGGGCGTGAGCGGGCAGTACCTGTCGGTCAAGGGCATGGGCCCGGCCGACCCGATTGCCAGCAACGCAACGGCTGACGGCCGTGCGCAGAACCGCCGCGTGCAAGTCACCCTGGCACCGATCCCGGGCATGCAATACCAGCAGCCGGGTCAGGTTCAGCAGTACCCGTAA
- a CDS encoding YhcB family protein, whose protein sequence is MEHSLLIWLLPTLALVAGVAIGFLVARLLPNAVPNRTQRQLDDIQERFDSYQSEVVTHFNSTANLMKKLTQSHQDVQDHLAEGANRLALDEQTRQRLLAALHSDAPQPHRERITPPRSAEPPLDYAPKTPNAPGMLDEHYGLKK, encoded by the coding sequence GTGGAACACTCGCTCTTGATTTGGTTGTTGCCGACTCTAGCCTTGGTTGCCGGTGTCGCCATTGGTTTTCTGGTCGCTCGTCTGCTGCCAAATGCCGTGCCTAACCGCACGCAGCGTCAGCTAGATGACATCCAGGAACGTTTTGACAGTTATCAAAGTGAAGTGGTCACCCACTTCAACAGCACCGCCAACCTGATGAAAAAACTCACTCAGAGCCATCAGGACGTGCAAGACCACCTCGCCGAGGGCGCCAACCGTTTGGCCCTGGACGAGCAAACTCGCCAACGCCTGCTGGCGGCATTGCACTCTGACGCGCCACAACCGCATCGCGAGCGCATTACCCCGCCGCGCAGCGCTGAGCCGCCGCTGGATTACGCACCGAAAACCCCGAACGCCCCCGGTATGCTTGATGAGCATTACGGTCTGAAAAAGTAA
- a CDS encoding alpha/beta hydrolase: protein MLTRETPVVIDGPVGQLEALYLDSAEPKGLALLCHPNPVQGGTMMNKVVSTLQRTARDAGLITLRFNYRGTGASEGSHDMGSGEVDDALAAANWLRAKHPELPMTLLGFSFGGFVAASLGGRLEAQGENLSRLFMVAPAVMRLRDEDTLPHNCPLTVIQPETDEVIDPQLVYNWSNELARPHELLKVAECGHFFHGKLPELKELVAPRLSN, encoded by the coding sequence TTGCTTACCCGCGAAACCCCCGTAGTTATTGATGGCCCCGTCGGCCAACTGGAAGCCTTGTACCTTGATTCTGCTGAGCCAAAGGGCCTTGCGCTGCTCTGCCACCCGAATCCGGTGCAGGGCGGAACCATGATGAATAAAGTGGTTTCGACCCTGCAACGCACCGCCCGTGATGCTGGCCTGATTACTTTGCGATTTAATTACCGCGGTACGGGTGCCAGCGAAGGCAGCCACGATATGGGCTCTGGCGAAGTCGATGATGCATTGGCGGCCGCGAACTGGTTGCGCGCCAAACACCCTGAATTACCGATGACCCTGCTCGGCTTTTCGTTTGGCGGTTTTGTTGCGGCCAGCCTGGGCGGCCGGCTTGAGGCCCAGGGCGAGAACCTGTCGCGCCTGTTCATGGTAGCCCCGGCGGTCATGCGTTTGCGTGACGAAGATACCTTGCCCCACAACTGCCCGCTCACGGTTATCCAGCCCGAAACCGACGAAGTGATTGACCCGCAGCTGGTCTATAACTGGTCAAACGAGCTGGCACGCCCCCATGAGCTGCTGAAAGTGGCAGAATGCGGACACTTTTTTCACGGCAAGCTGCCCGAGCTCAAAGAGTTGGTAGCGCCACGCCTTTCGAATTGA
- a CDS encoding tryptophan--tRNA ligase has translation MTTRTRILTGITTTGTPHLGNYAGAIRPAIVASRDPNADSFYFLADYHALIKCDDPQRIQRSRQEIAATWLASGLDVDRVTFYRQSDIPEIPELTWLLTCVAAKGLLNRAHAYKASVDKNLENGEDPDAGITMGLYSYPVLMAADILMFNANKVPVGRDQIQHVEMARDIGQRFNHLFGNGKEFFAMPEALIEESVATLPGLDGRKMSKSYDNTIPLFSSAKDMKSAISRIVTDSRAPGEAKDPDNSHLFTLYQAFSTPEQAAELRSELLQGLGWGEAKERLFKLLDAELGESRERYHDLMSRPADMEDILLAGAQKARNIARPFLTQLREAVGLRSFVSAAQATTGTKKKAVKGPRFVSFRDEDGSFRFRLLAADGEQLLLSRSFADGKAAGQVTKQLQAGEPLDVRSDELSFSVWLADACVADSPAFADSAARDAAIEALRLALVPAQD, from the coding sequence ATGACCACTCGTACTCGTATCCTCACCGGTATCACCACCACCGGTACGCCGCACCTGGGCAACTACGCCGGGGCCATCCGCCCTGCGATCGTGGCCAGCCGTGACCCCAATGCCGACTCGTTTTACTTCCTGGCCGACTACCACGCCCTGATCAAGTGCGATGACCCGCAGCGCATCCAGCGCTCGCGTCAGGAAATCGCCGCGACCTGGCTGGCCTCGGGCCTGGATGTCGACCGTGTGACGTTCTACCGCCAGTCCGATATCCCGGAGATCCCGGAACTGACCTGGCTGCTGACCTGTGTGGCGGCCAAGGGCTTGCTCAACCGGGCTCACGCCTACAAGGCCTCGGTCGACAAGAACCTGGAAAACGGTGAAGACCCGGATGCGGGCATCACCATGGGGCTGTACAGCTACCCGGTGCTGATGGCAGCAGACATCCTGATGTTCAACGCCAACAAGGTGCCGGTCGGTCGTGACCAGATCCAGCACGTCGAAATGGCCCGTGACATCGGCCAGCGCTTCAATCACCTGTTCGGCAATGGCAAAGAATTCTTCGCCATGCCTGAAGCGCTGATCGAAGAAAGCGTGGCCACTTTGCCGGGCCTTGATGGTCGCAAAATGTCCAAAAGCTACGACAACACCATTCCGTTGTTCAGCAGCGCCAAAGACATGAAAAGCGCCATCTCGCGCATCGTCACCGACTCCCGTGCGCCGGGTGAAGCCAAAGATCCGGACAACTCGCACCTGTTCACCCTGTATCAGGCGTTCTCCACGCCTGAGCAGGCAGCTGAGTTGCGCAGCGAATTGTTGCAGGGCCTGGGCTGGGGTGAGGCCAAAGAGCGCCTGTTCAAGCTGCTGGATGCCGAACTGGGCGAGTCCCGCGAGCGTTACCACGACTTGATGTCGCGACCTGCCGACATGGAAGACATCCTTCTGGCCGGTGCCCAAAAAGCGCGAAACATCGCGCGCCCGTTCCTGACCCAGCTGCGTGAGGCGGTTGGTTTGCGCTCGTTTGTCAGCGCCGCCCAGGCCACCACCGGCACCAAGAAAAAAGCCGTCAAGGGCCCGCGCTTTGTCAGCTTCCGCGATGAAGACGGCAGCTTCCGTTTCCGCCTGCTGGCCGCTGATGGCGAACAACTGCTGCTGTCGCGCAGTTTTGCAGATGGCAAGGCCGCCGGTCAGGTGACCAAGCAACTGCAGGCGGGTGAGCCGCTGGATGTGCGCAGTGACGAGCTGAGCTTCAGCGTGTGGCTGGCCGACGCCTGTGTGGCCGACAGCCCGGCGTTTGCCGATAGCGCAGCGCGCGACGCGGCGATCGAAGCATTGCGCCTGGCATTGGTCCCCGCTCAAGACTGA
- the zapE gene encoding cell division protein ZapE: MTPLERYQADLKRPDFFHDAAQENAVRHLQRLYDDLVAASQSKPGVFSKLFGKKERTPVKGLYFWGGVGRGKTYLVDTFFDALPFKEKVRTHFHRFMKRVHEEMRTLNGEKNPLTIIAKRFSDEARVICFDEFFVSDITDAMILGTLMEELFKNGVTLVATSNIVPDGLYKDGLQRARFLPAITLIKQNTEIVNVDSGVDYRLRHLEQAELFHFPLDEASEKSLRESFKALTHNSTRAIENDELIIENRTIRALRTCDDVAWFDFRELCDGPRSQNDYIELGKIFNAVIISGVEQMDVKTDDIARRFINMVDEFYDRNVKLIISAEVELKDLYTGGRLNFEFQRTLSRLLEMQSHEYLTRAHKP; encoded by the coding sequence ATGACGCCTCTAGAACGATACCAAGCTGATCTGAAACGCCCGGACTTCTTCCACGATGCCGCACAGGAAAACGCTGTGCGCCATTTGCAGCGTCTTTACGACGACCTGGTTGCTGCTTCCCAGAGCAAGCCTGGCGTGTTCAGCAAACTGTTCGGCAAAAAAGAACGCACGCCGGTCAAGGGCCTGTATTTCTGGGGCGGCGTGGGTCGGGGTAAAACCTACCTGGTAGACACGTTCTTTGATGCCTTGCCGTTCAAAGAGAAGGTTCGTACGCACTTCCACCGCTTCATGAAGCGCGTGCACGAAGAAATGCGCACCCTCAATGGTGAAAAGAACCCGCTGACCATCATCGCCAAGCGTTTCTCCGATGAGGCCCGGGTGATTTGTTTCGACGAGTTCTTTGTGTCGGACATTACTGACGCCATGATTCTCGGCACCTTGATGGAAGAGCTGTTCAAAAACGGCGTGACCCTGGTCGCGACGTCGAACATCGTGCCGGACGGTTTGTACAAGGACGGCCTGCAACGTGCCCGCTTCCTGCCGGCGATCACACTGATCAAGCAGAACACCGAAATCGTTAACGTCGACAGCGGCGTCGACTATCGCCTGCGTCACCTGGAGCAGGCAGAGCTGTTCCACTTCCCGCTGGATGAAGCCTCCGAGAAGAGCCTGCGTGAGAGCTTTAAAGCGCTGACGCACAACTCGACCCGGGCGATTGAAAATGACGAGCTGATCATTGAAAACCGCACCATTCGCGCACTTCGCACTTGTGATGATGTGGCCTGGTTCGACTTCCGTGAATTGTGCGACGGCCCGCGTAGCCAGAATGACTACATCGAGCTCGGTAAAATCTTCAACGCTGTGATCATCAGTGGTGTAGAGCAAATGGACGTCAAAACCGACGACATCGCCCGCCGTTTCATCAACATGGTCGATGAGTTCTATGACCGCAACGTCAAGCTGATCATCTCGGCTGAAGTCGAGTTGAAAGACTTGTACACCGGTGGTCGTTTGAACTTTGAATTCCAGCGCACCCTCAGCCGTCTGCTGGAAATGCAGTCCCACGAATACCTGACACGGGCGCACAAACCCTAG
- a CDS encoding asparaginase, producing the protein MVPAASDKGLLSSISELHEELDAHIETLCMAPSASLDFNLLLEVLIWAQEQVNLGAQGVVITQGTDTLEEAAFFFDLLWSFDVPLVLTGAMRPFVQPGTDGPANLLDAIRVALDTQSRKRGVLVVMNNQIHQAQHVRKGSSMALDAFSSPLFGPAGVLVERRICYLRKPSPRTVLPLPRTTHHKVAFLQASLSADTLLLDHVLALGYDALVVSAFGAGHVSLEWADLIDQISTQIPVLVGTRTGSGSTAEASCGFIGSEMDLIDRGALMCGFLCPHKARILIWLLIGSDQGREISKHLQRLGMKTSDT; encoded by the coding sequence GTGGTACCTGCGGCCAGCGACAAAGGGCTGCTCAGCAGCATATCGGAGTTGCACGAGGAGCTTGATGCCCACATCGAGACTTTGTGCATGGCGCCCAGCGCGTCGCTGGATTTCAATTTACTGCTTGAGGTGCTGATCTGGGCCCAGGAGCAAGTCAATCTCGGCGCACAGGGCGTGGTGATTACCCAGGGCACTGACACCCTGGAAGAAGCCGCCTTTTTCTTTGATCTGTTATGGAGTTTCGATGTGCCGCTGGTGCTGACCGGCGCCATGCGCCCCTTCGTCCAGCCCGGCACAGACGGCCCCGCCAATCTGCTGGATGCCATCAGGGTTGCGCTCGACACACAGAGCCGCAAGCGCGGCGTCCTGGTGGTAATGAACAACCAGATTCATCAGGCACAGCATGTACGCAAAGGCTCATCCATGGCGCTGGACGCCTTCAGCTCCCCGCTTTTCGGTCCGGCAGGGGTACTGGTCGAGCGACGTATCTGCTATTTGCGCAAACCTTCACCCAGAACGGTTCTGCCTTTGCCCCGCACAACCCATCACAAGGTCGCGTTCCTGCAAGCATCGCTGTCCGCCGACACCCTGCTGCTGGACCACGTACTGGCCCTGGGGTATGACGCGCTGGTCGTGAGCGCTTTCGGGGCCGGCCATGTGAGTCTCGAATGGGCCGACCTGATCGATCAGATCTCCACGCAGATTCCGGTCCTGGTGGGCACCCGAACAGGCTCGGGTTCGACCGCCGAGGCGTCTTGCGGTTTTATCGGCAGCGAAATGGACTTGATCGACCGCGGAGCACTGATGTGCGGGTTTCTGTGCCCGCACAAGGCGCGAATTCTGATATGGCTGCTGATCGGTTCAGACCAGGGCCGCGAAATCAGCAAGCACTTGCAACGGCTGGGGATGAAAACCAGCGACACATGA